ACTTTACGGCGTCCATCTCCTCTCGAGTAGAGTCCTTCATGCTCTGCACTTGGTTTTTGGCTTTTTCCAGCTGCTCCTGGAGCTCCGTAACAGTCCCTGAAAGTGTCTCTTTATGTGTCAGCTCCCCTCTTAGCTTGTTGTTCTCCGACCGTAGTTCTGTCATGCACTGTTCTAGTTTCTCCacttctttctccatctcctcaATCCTGGCAGCATCCCAAGCCCAGTGCTCTCTAGCCTCCTCCTTTTCTGAACTTAGCTTACAGATGGTGATCCCCAGCTCTGCCATCTCCGTGTTTGCCCTGTGCAAACCCTCACGTATCTCGTTGTTCTCTAGAACCAGCCTGTCATTCTCTGCCTTGAGGGTGGCCAACTCTTCTCGAATAGCAGCTGCAGAGATAGCCAGTTCAGCGTGGGCTGCTACCTCTCTATCACGCTGTTCAATGAGtgtctcttctttgtttttgtactcCATAACCTCTGATATGTGCGTCTTATTAAGTGTTTCTGTCTGAGCTTTAAGCTGCTCAGTCAGAGTCCTGAGCTCATCTCTTTGGGCTTCTGTTACCTTCAACTGTGCTTGGGATTTTAGCTTTTCCTCCTCAGACCTCTGTGCTTGCACTCTGATGTCCAGTATCTCTGCCTGAATCCTGGACACTTCCTTCATGCTCATTTCCAACTGGCCCTGAACCACAGTCAATTTGCCTGTCACTTCCTGGTTCTCCTTTGCTTGGACAGAAGTCTTCTCCAGCTGAGATTTCTCCATCACCTGTTTCTCAGAGGTCAACCTTTGAATCAGTTCTGCCTGTCTAGCACAGGTTGCTTCTGTATCAGCATTAACAATCTCTAGCTCCTTCTCCAGAGCCTTTAACTTAGACTGAAGCTCAACAAGATTCTTCTCTTTACCCTCAAGCTGGGCCTCTTTGGCTTGGAGCTTTTCTTGAAGGCTTGCTTCATTCTTGCGTGAAGCTCCTAAGTTCTTCTCCAACTCTCCAATCTGCCCATGAACACTCTTCAGGTCTGATTGCATGTGGCTAAGAGCTGCTTTCACCGTGTCCTGCTCCTCCCTCAGACTCTGGTTCTCCTTCTCAAGTCTCTTTGTCGTGGTCTCTGAGAGCTCTGCAGCCAAGGTGGCTCGCTGCAGACTCTCATCCAGTTTGCGGTTCTCCTCACGTAACCTCTTGTCTTTTTCATCCACTGTGATTTTGGTATCATCCAGCTGCCCTCGAAGCTGTTTTTCAGAAGCCCTTAGAGCTGCTAATTCAGCCTCAAGCACTGCTCTGTTGTCCACCATGTCTTTCTTCAACTCCTCATTCTTCTTTATTGTGGTGAGTAgtttctcatttatttccattagACTGGTGCACTGCATCTTATAGTCCTCTATCTTTGAGCCCTGTTCTTTGACATTACCCTCCAGCTCAGCAAGATCATTGGTCAGTTTATTCCTCTCTGTGGCGAGGTTTTGGTTCTTGGTTTCCAGCTTTTGTAGTGTATCATAGCTCAATGCTAgctctgcctctttctttttAAGCTGCTCCTTAACAGCTGTGACTTCTGTTTCTAAAGAGTCTTTTAGGACACTCATTTTCTCCTGCATTTCATCTTTATGTTCTTGTGCCTTCCTCTTTACATCTTcaatttctttctccttctcctctaaAGATCTTTGGAGGTCCTGCAACTGCCTCTGTAGGTTGCTGGCTTCCTTCTCTCTTAATGTCAAGTCACCCTGCAGCTTATCAAGGGCACTGCTCATTTCCTCCACTTTAGCCTCCAACTTGGCCTTCTCCTCAGATGCAGATGTAGCTAATGTTCCAAGTTTTGTTTCACCATCCCTTGCAGCTGCCTCTTTGACTTTCAGTTCTTCCTCAAGCCTTTCGGCCtgccttttcttctcctctgcctctgcaaCTGCTTCCATCTTtccttcctctgcctctttcaGTCTGTCCAGCAACTCGTGGATCTTTTGTGCTGAATCAAAGTAGCTGGCTGCCTGCTGGCCCTTCTCATTCAGAACTCCATCAAGCTTGGCCAGTAGGTCTATGTTCTTCCTCTCAGCAGTTGCCAACTTTGCCTGGAGTAGGCTTTGTTCAGCCTCTTTTGCTTTTTCCCCAGTCCTGAGTGTTTCAACATCTTTAGACAGGGCTTCTTCTCTTCCTCGCAGAGCCTTAAGTTCTCCCTGCAAGCGGTGTTGCTCCTCTTGGGCAGCAAGCGACACATCCAGCTGCCTCTGAAGCTCCACAACCACACCCCTGAGCTCAGCAGCCTCGTCACCCAGCTGCTGCATCTTATGAAGGAGCTCTCGCTGTCTCAGCTCTGACTGATCCAACTCCATGCGAAGGTCTTCAACTGTGCTGGAGTCTTCTGTGCAGGCAGGCAGGGAATCATTCAGTTCGTTCAGCAAACCTTGACCATAGTCGGGGCTAGAGGGGAATTCAGGTGCTTGCTAGGTGGTTGTGAGAGAaaccagagaaaaaaatgagTACTCAACATCTTGTTCCTATTTTTAAATTATGGTAAAATGGCATACACCATTaatagagacacacaaaaattACCTGGGAGTAGGTGCTAGCTAGACTGTTGATGCTAGAACTTCGACTGGGTGGCTTCCACATGTGACCAGGTGAGTTTGCACTTCCCAGTGTCCTCCTTTTGTATAGAAATTTGATACTGTAAACTTTGTGACTAAACAAAGCTATAGAGCTgcttatgtatatatttttaaaatatttctgtcTGCTCTACTTTACTTAGATATTACTACTTTAGATAGTATTGTTACCTTGCAAAAGTAGGCCAGGAGGCGTCAAGATCATGTCCTCGGGAAGCCACATCAAACTGGACCTCATTGAGTTCGTACAGGTGATTGATGATGTCAACGCTAAGGTGGGGCTTCAGGAAGGGACTTCTTGCATAGTACCAGTCActgcaggaagagagaggacagagggtTTAAAGCAGGAGGAGGTAGTAAGAATTACGGTAGGTGAACTACAAGCTTTTgttgcacatttacatattttgatGCCTAATATTAATAGGAGGAAACTGAAAATTGTCATCCTCAAAAACCTTGTAGTTCCTTGTAGTTGTGTATTTCTCCATTGTATGCATTTCTACAgcactgcacacacagtctggTAAATCTATGAATTATTGAAAACTGTAACTACTCTTTACAGTGAGCTACTATTGACATTTTTCTCTACTGAAGCAGCAGGCCATTTCCACAAAAAGGAACAATGAAGTAAAACCTCACAATAGAAAATCACCATTCCGTTTTCAACGAACAAATAGGGAAATGGTTTAACACAAATGCTGCCACACGCAATTACACCTGTTCTGATCTGGGTTTGTTTTGTGACCTCAACCAAACATTCAAACCTATGTAATGAAAAACAGATGCTATTTTAAGTTTGAATCTGTTTCGAAAGGGGCTTTGTTAGGCTTTTACCTGGTGACTCTCTGGTTCATCAGGCACTGCTGGAGCGTTTCAGCCAGTCGCTGGTGTACAAGGGAATAGCGAATAAATGCTCGTCCTTTCCCTAGAGGCGTCTTTagctttcaaaacaaaagaagataTTGTTTTAGACAGTACTTTAAACCAGTATTTACTTAATTCTTACTGTCCAGGGATATTCCAAATTTCCAAAAAATGcaatgtaaaataattatttcactgtaaatacaaacacatctCCTTACCTCTGTGATGGATTTAACAAAGCGGATCCCATCATTGGCTCCTTTGATCTTAGCCAAACAGTCACTGAAGTAATCCCAATAGTCCTTCTTTGTCCCAAGAAATGTGGTTTTCTCCTTCTGGTCAAACTGAAAGATACATATGTTGATGAGAATTCACTTTgtcaacaaaaaatatattagaAAGATGAAAGAGTTCTTCCCTAAACAGAGTGATATAAAAgtgatataataataaaactactgATCATGCAACGTCCTGTGCATTGTTTATAATCTGTGAGTACTTTTGTCATTAGAaatccagtttttgttttacatttgaagtAAATAACTGGGATTCATACCTGTAACAAGTACTCCAGCTTGTAGGAGAATTTGTGCAGGTTGGTACTGTCATCTGTGATTGGCTCCCCGCATTCCCTGTACTCTTTTGCAAGCTCTGCAACAGCCTCTGAAAGTAACAgaaatgaatataaatacaaGTTCACAGTACgttatatataaaaaactatTATCTACATTAGCCAGGGTTCATGCAGATAATATTGTTctgtcatcatgaaaacaaGAAGCAGTCATATCTCTGGTGTATTTCCAGATAAACATACAAACTTCCCAAAATGTATGTTTCCAAAATCTTCAAAACTTTTCCATTGGTTTCTCTGAACACAGCCAGTACATAAAAAACTTGCCTCGTATCCATCGTAAAAACTGGAGGGACACCCTTGATGGGTGCACCCTCAgcacacactctctgtctcgCTGCATGCAGACAGGGGCTTCCAACACACCCTTACAACACAGACATCAGGTTGGTTGCTTGTTTTCCCAAATTACTTGATGACCAAAACAGGGGAGGGTCCAGGCTCCAATGTCGTACTTAGACTTGACACTGAGACTGAGATCATGACATCCTGGCCAATCTATCTgactgtctttttcttctttctcttctctgcagtCACACAATGTTAGCCAGAAAGCACCTACTGCCAGTCTAATCATACACATGAACAGGCATCCACACATAAAGCTGGCGTACCATTCAGATCTCGGATAATCCTCTGTAGTTGGCTCTCCCCGACTGTAGCCCCAGTAGCCATCGTCCCACCACGCTCTCCCTGGCAACCAGGGGTCACAGGGTCACATCCAGTCTGCTGAATCAGAGAATCAGAGAATCAGTCTGGAACAAAAGATTGACATGAATAGTCCAACAAAGCCTGTGTGCATGGGCACACTTATAATACTGCTATTAAAGCAGTTACCTGTACACATCAATGAGAGTTACAATGTACTGGGTGAATTATCATattcataaaacacaatgacattatTATGATATTGCAACTGCTAGAATTTTATTTCTGGAATTTGAGTCAATTTAAACTACATACCTCTATTAATTACTGAAGAACTATGATCCCAAAACGGGATAACAAGCATAACAATTTGCACTGAAAGAGCAACAAAAGAGTCAAACGTCCATTTTGATCGTGGCACCTCTGTATGTTGGTCATACACTAAACATGAAGGGCAGAAACAGCCTGTGTTATGAACTAAACCCCACCTGTCAGAAGTTTTTAATGTTAGCTGTAACCTCATTTTATGTAGAAGTAATCAAATAACTCAGTAAGTATATGACAACTACCTCTATACTGTTGCAATGTAAGGCCAACCACACCCTACACTCAAGCGTTTACACTGTGTTAGCTAAGGTCACAGACTTTGTTTAGGTTTGTTTGACGTTAACTGAGTTAAGCTAACAGATAAAAGTTTACGTGAACTGAACTTTGAACTGTTTAAACTCTACAACCTGTTAAAATATAGCTGATAGTTTCCCACAGTAAGTATCTGTTCGTACACTTCTAACGTTACAAGCAAGCTTTTCTGCTCATTAAGCCTCAATAACGTCCATATTTAGCCTAACAATTATcctttaacattttgaaaacaatcGTAACACTAGCAGGATACCGTAATTTGGATAACTTCATATGTTTCTAGTAGTTGGTAGtgtaaatacatgaaaaaataataactatGACATACTTTTACAGATATGACTCAAATCCATAACAATCCAGCTCGTTTAAGTGTGCATACAAACTTGTTAGAACTGCCGTGAGTGACTGCGGGTCATCCAATGGCAAAGCAACATGCCGCCCACGGACCAATAGCTATGAAGCTGGTAGGCAGGACGTAGTTTGGTTGTCGTAGCAGCGTAAACAGA
This genomic window from Anabas testudineus chromosome 4, fAnaTes1.2, whole genome shotgun sequence contains:
- the fyco1a gene encoding FYVE and coiled-coil domain-containing protein 1 — its product is MATGATVGESQLQRIIRDLNEAVAELAKEYRECGEPITDDSTNLHKFSYKLEYLLQFDQKEKTTFLGTKKDYWDYFSDCLAKIKGANDGIRFVKSITELKTPLGKGRAFIRYSLVHQRLAETLQQCLMNQRVTSDWYYARSPFLKPHLSVDIINHLYELNEVQFDVASRGHDLDASWPTFARRTLGSANSPGHMWKPPSRSSSINSLASTYSQQAPEFPSSPDYGQGLLNELNDSLPACTEDSSTVEDLRMELDQSELRQRELLHKMQQLGDEAAELRGVVVELQRQLDVSLAAQEEQHRLQGELKALRGREEALSKDVETLRTGEKAKEAEQSLLQAKLATAERKNIDLLAKLDGVLNEKGQQAASYFDSAQKIHELLDRLKEAEEGKMEAVAEAEEKKRQAERLEEELKVKEAAARDGETKLGTLATSASEEKAKLEAKVEEMSSALDKLQGDLTLREKEASNLQRQLQDLQRSLEEKEKEIEDVKRKAQEHKDEMQEKMSVLKDSLETEVTAVKEQLKKKEAELALSYDTLQKLETKNQNLATERNKLTNDLAELEGNVKEQGSKIEDYKMQCTSLMEINEKLLTTIKKNEELKKDMVDNRAVLEAELAALRASEKQLRGQLDDTKITVDEKDKRLREENRKLDESLQRATLAAELSETTTKRLEKENQSLREEQDTVKAALSHMQSDLKSVHGQIGELEKNLGASRKNEASLQEKLQAKEAQLEGKEKNLVELQSKLKALEKELEIVNADTEATCARQAELIQRLTSEKQVMEKSQLEKTSVQAKENQEVTGKLTVVQGQLEMSMKEVSRIQAEILDIRVQAQRSEEEKLKSQAQLKVTEAQRDELRTLTEQLKAQTETLNKTHISEVMEYKNKEETLIEQRDREVAAHAELAISAAAIREELATLKAENDRLVLENNEIREGLHRANTEMAELGITICKLSSEKEEAREHWAWDAARIEEMEKEVEKLEQCMTELRSENNKLRGELTHKETLSGTVTELQEQLEKAKNQVQSMKDSTREEMDAVKFQMSSEMMNHQIQMKSSNEQLDKVKAQLQEALKNVSSLQVKVSELQAVNEQYLQLSGEKDVQITKTEAVIRESESEIQQLRNTATSTEEAHLALQKLCEELKQKLNTAETDKKSQHLTMTAEIDDLNRTKTILEERLIELIRDKDELWQKSDALEFEQKLRAEERWWLVDKEATHCLGCQGQFTWWLRRHHCRLCGRIFCYYCSNNFVMTKHSGKKERCCRDCYTQHNAVVERFTEAELSPSDTQPPPPPGAEPQTPPGPAPYKPTPRVTVSDPSTRSDDGAFDIITEEEVNGVYDSDTTSQTTGGSLEGDQDRRPPGAQHIGTGDMTPDDPEEHVPTVADSEINLLKSGEVTATVPLSIDDISQFGDGSRELFIKSSCYSLITVAVGDCGPTIGWMFSSEPKSISFSVVYQESSDTEVEKSKVLIPLTRCNSHKETIQGQLKVRHPGLYQFIFDNSFSRFISKKVFYHLTVERPVIYDGSDFP